A segment of the Pristiophorus japonicus isolate sPriJap1 chromosome 1, sPriJap1.hap1, whole genome shotgun sequence genome:
GTATGTGTTACAAGAAGGAAGTGCTGATCAAGAGGGCGGGAGGatggatggatagagagagtgtCAAATAGAGAGACGGCGTGTTCCATGATGCAGGAAGACCTTTAAAAAGCAATGGTTTAAGAAAATACTATAAAAATCTAAGCtaaaaaatgtttaattttgaAACAATTGGTGATATTTGCAATTACTAGTTGGTTTGTCAATTATGTACAATATATCTGCCTTACTTTAATCACATTTTATTGCTGTTTGCTGAAAGTTGTTGGATTACGCTTTTGATTTGTTTTGCTCTTTTAATAAATATAACGCAATTTACTTTCGCGCGGGAATTTCAATCGTGTTTTAGACTCTGTAATTTCAATGCAAGAGCGACATTGTTTGCATGTGTCAACGAAGACTTTGTTGGATCAAAACGTTAAATGGGGACAATTAACTCTTGTAATTTGTTGTGGGGTGAATGAGAAACACAATTGGCGGTCACAATGTTAAAAAATATGACTGTGAAAATTAAAATTGCCAAATAAAATCCTCTGCTGCAGGAAACGAAACAATGTAAGATTAGTTGTTAATGTATCTAATGTATCTAATGAGTAATTGTGAATTCTGGGCAGCTGCGACTTTGCTGAATGTAATTAGTCACAAACCGTCAAAGATATTTCAGTAGAGCCACACACTCAAATATGATCAATTGTTCTTCACCACACACCGTTGTAACGAAAACGTATTTCGCCAGGTGAGACACTATCAGAACTTTTCAATATGTTAAAAAATCACGGCTATCTTGCAGAGCTCATTTTATGTCTTCCTCATCAACGAAAATAAGTCAGTACTTATTATATTTCTAAATTATTAATAACGTATGATGCAGCGATATAGAGTGACCTGAAGGCATGTTCACAAATAGCAGTGAAACTGGCATAAATATGGAAATTCCAAAATTATTGTTTTCGTTACAACTCCGTGTGTGTCGAAGAACAACTGATTCCATTTTAGTTTATGGCTACTTTCGCAGTTTGCGACTTGAAATTAATAATAACCAAGCAAGCACCGTTGTCATCTAATAGTAAAAGATGCCAAGTCCCTTCTGAAATTAACAGTACCAATTATCGGTATAATGCTTAGAAACAAAGTAAAATAATCGCAGAGACAAGTTTCTACATTTCCCCAGAAACAGCATACCAGGAAGTTGCTGGATTTAAGCCGAAATGGTGCCTCTTGGATTCACATCTGTAATCGCTTTCGATTTCACCATTCTAGGTTAATGCCCGTGAAATAAAGACACATTTGTTCAGCATTAAATAAACAACATTTTAAAAGCTAAAGGAGCGAGTCACAGACAGGATTAGCTCATCTTGCAAAACTATCAGTTCACTGCAATTATTCAGGACGAACATACAAATGAACAGTCGTTTACAAATAGCGTTTACTAGCGGCAATGCACCAATGCTTAAATGGCAACGCCATTGAAGAAACTTCAACTACAAGATCAGTTACTATTAGCAAACTTGTTATTATCTCTGTCCTGATCCCTTGCAGAGTCGCtgatttacttttttttaaaagaagatGGACATTTTAAAGACActatcccttttttatttttggatTCAGAAACAACAAAATCATGCCCCTCCCTGGGACACTACACCAAGAAACGATCAAATTTCCATATCTGTATGCCATTCGAACCTATTACAATAACTGCTTTCAGCAAACGAAAATAATCGAATtgctaaaaaaaatatatattgctgTCAGTGCCTTTTTCGAGCGTATATACATTTGGAAATACCGTGGTTTCCTTAATCTGTTATCTACAACTATTTTTTTAATATTGCTGCTTCTgtatttttgaaatgtaattaTTTGTGTGTTTTCAgtgtattttatttttactcttttTTCCATTTACACATTGTCCTTTAACCTCTGACTCTCCCAAAGTGAATAGGCGAAACCTGATTGGCTTCACTTTGAAAGTAGGGTTTTAGCCTTTGTTTCTTTATTGTTTCAATGTAAAACTATATTATTTTGTTTAAATTCTTTCAAAATATTTTAGTGATTCCAACGCGAATTAATGTTGAATGGAAATACTATTAaaataatgttttatgttttacgaaTATTTGTAAAGAATATCAATGTTGCCATTTATAAGACTCCAGCAAGTTTTTCGGATCTTGAATCTTTAGCAGCCTAGCCATTTTGACCCGTGTTTTGGAAGGCTTTACAAAATAAATATCTTAATTCCTCCGCTAAATTAACGAAATATTCATTGCCGCATCAAAGACTTTGAGAAGATTACGATGATTGGTCGAGATTTTCTGATCACAACGCTGATAATAACCGGTTCATTTTAATGGGCTCTGTGTTATAATTGGAAAACCTAGACTATTGGTTGAAAGAAGTACTAAATATATTTTCGCATCTATGTAAAAGAAAATCACTGTTTTTTTTCGGAAGAGAAACAAAAAAGTAGTTTAATTCAAATGAATATGTTTTCATTTAGTTAGGTTTTTTAATGTCATAATTGATTGAAGATTCTTGTGATTGAAGATTCCATATAATGCATTAAAATTTGAAAATATATTAAATAGATTTCGAAAGCACACATTAAAGATGTTTCTTGTGTAACTCAATTGTAATGTTTCACAGTATTTCAAATCAATATACAAATACCCAAGCAGTTTGCTCTAATGTGTTGTGTAAATTTAACCCTGCAGTCTTTCAATTTTATTGGTTTAATTTGTCTTAACAGACAATATCCATTTTTAAACCGGAATTCTATACATATTAAATTAGTAAGTAACTCTTCTGGCACACCAGTTTATAACGATAATGCAATGAGATTAACAATAATACTGTATTTACAATGcagtaggcaatggctaacatcaaTTTGTGGATCCATTGATATTTGATAAAAATCTGCGAGGGTTTCAGTTAAATGCTACAAGATACGGGAAAGTTTCATTTAGAAAAAGGGCACGAGGAACTTATATTAGAAAGTGCAGGATAAAGAGGCGCAGAATTTAGGAAGgttttatctaaataaagtcttggTTAAAGGAAGGTTTAATTATGATTGTTGTATTAAAATAAAGGGGCACGATAGTTCAAAACTGGGTGTAAAAAGGTAAGACTCATTACTATAAAGTGTACATAAATATTCAGTTTCAGTTAACAAAGTCATAAGGCATAAATAAATGAGAATATGAGTGTTTAGTCACTGCCGGCATTACATACACCCATACATAACCAACTGAGACTAGGACAGTGACATACATTAGTAATTACAGAACCCGCCTTTTCTCTAAATTACATCAACTATATTTTCTCTTTACAGCTACACTTCCAacattttttgttttaatttttatttccagcatttgcagtttttccttTGTTTATATTAGCGACAGGCACTAAGATATATTGGGGGAGGACAGAATATATATAGAATCAAGCACATTTTTTATAAACCAGCGACATTTACAAAGAGAAAGCATTACAATTGCAAAGAAATTTGTACAAAAATAGATTTACAACAGTCTAACATATATTTTTTCATCGATAAACATTTCTCAAACGCATCACACTGATGCGTCCAACAACACGAGTGTATTCAAAAACTTTAGTTTTAGAAAAACAATGACATCTCCTCGATTCTACAACCGATTGCCATTGCGATTAGGGGTTAATCAATTGGTTTAAAGTTATGGAACTTGTACTTCACGGATCTTATTTAATGTCGATCATGTTACTGAAGATGAAAGCAGACCGCTATTTATCTCCGCATACTTTCTGAATGTTTCAGACACATGTAGATTACTGTAACTTAAAGTTGAAGGTATTATTGCCAACAACAAAATAAAAGATCTTGACATTTACAAAGCCCAATGAAGGCTACCCAGATAATTTATTAAAATTTTCATGAAACTTATACCCGAGTGACCAAATCAAATATAAGGAACAAGTTCCTCATTATGAAAGAATTCGCATTAAATCAGTCCAAATAGCAGTTCATTAAACAGTGTTAACAGTACCTGTAAAAAATTCAAATAATTTAAAATTGGTCTCTGCAAAATAATTCTAGAAATGAGCATCAgagcaaaatgaaaggttatgaagTTCTCTTTGCCATAAAGCGAACGTTTGGTGTTTTCTTTTTGAACATCCAGCAATTGGGACGAGATATTTTCTGTTGCAAGATAAAAAGACGAAATGGTCCTCGTATTGTAATTGCATCGCTTTAATGTTTGCAAGGCATAAGCACAGTCTATAtatttcataagaatataagaaataggaacaggagtaggccatactgcccctcgagcctgctctgccattcaataggatcatggctgatctgatcatggactcagctccacatccccacctgctccccataaccccttaaagtttaagaaactgtctatttctgtcttaaatttattcaatgtcccagcttccacagctctctgaggcagcgaactccacagatttacaaccctcagagaagacatttctcctcatcactgttttaaatgggcggtgccttattctaagatcatgccctctagttctagtctcctccatcagtggaaacattctctctgcatccaccttgtcaagccccctcataatcttatacatttcgataaaatcacctctcattcttccgaatttcaatgagtagaagcccaacctactcaacttttcctcataagacaaccccctcattcccagaatcaacctagtgaaccttctctgaactgcttccaaagcaagtacatccttttgtaaatatggaaaccaaaactgcatgcagtattccaggtgtggcctcaccaataccgtatatagctgtagcaagacttccctgcttttatactccatcccctttgcaataaaggccaagataccattggccttcctgatcaattgctgtacctgcatactatccttttgtgtttcatgcacaagtacccccaggtctggctgtactgtggcactttgcaatctttctccatttaaataataacttgctctttgattttttttctgccaaagtgcatgatctcacactttccaaaactatactccatctgccaaatttttgcccactcacttagcctgtctatgtccttttgcaggttttttgtgtcctcctcatacatcgcttttcctcccatctttgtatcgtcagcaaacttggctatgttacattcagtcccttcttccaagtcattaatatagattataaatagttggggtctcagcactgatccccacggcaccccactagttactggttgctaaccagagaatgaaccatttatcccgactgttctctgttagttagccaatcctctatccatgctaatatattacccccaaccccgtgaacttttatcttgtgcaataaccttttatgtggcacattgtcaaatgcttcATGCCAGGAATATATTTTCCATCGTGCCAGGAATATATTTTATCTGTCAGGAAAGCTGTGTAAGGGTAGTGCAGTGGGCTAAGAAGATTGAGAAACTCATAGAATCAAGCACATTTTTATAAACCAGCGACATTTACAAAGAGAAAACATTGAAATTGCAAAGAGACTGTACAAAAATAAATTTACATCAGTTTCCACAGTCatttctcaagtgcaatcacattggTGCTATTTCCACTGGATAGGGATTCTAAGACTGGGAGGGGTGGGGGTCAATGGGCATAGTTTAAaaaaggagtgaaattaggaaactagGAAACACTTCTAAACACAAACAaccagaacaacttgtatttatatagcatctttaacatagtgaaatgtcccaaggcgcttcacatgagtattatgcgctaagaatttgacactgagccgcataaatataagttagcgcaggtgaccaaaagcttggtcaacgagaatGTTTAatgagcaccttgaaggaggaatgagTTGTGgggaggcacagaggtttaggcagggagttccagagcttggggcctaggcaacagaaggcacagcgaccaattgttgagcgattataatccgggatgctcaggagggcagaattggttgACGCAGacatcagggggttgtggggctggaggagattacagagaaaggaaggggcgaggccatggagggatttgaaaatatgcgccttgggaagttttactatgttaaaggtgctaaagttgttgttgatatggaccaaaggtgggtatatggcccATATACCCACCAAAGGTGAGAATcagccatgctctcattgaatggcagaacagactcgaggggctcaatagcttactcctgttcctatgctcctatgtGCGTACAACACTAGTGTATTCAAAAACACGAgtgtattaaaaaaaaataatgggaTGAGAAGATGGAGTAACTCAAACAGAATAAACGCGGTAGGCGAAAAAAGTCTTCCTATAAAGCATACACGGAAATTATAATAGCGAAATAAAGCCATCGGTCCAACCAATCCTAGAGACTAGGTACTGCAGTCATCTGTTCCTTTTAGGATGCCATCGACTATACTTCTTTACATCAAAACTAGAAGGAAGATGACAAGTCTCTCAAGTGTGCTAAATTAAAAGGACAGTCACTCAAGAGGCTGGGTTTAGTTTAGCTAGATAGTTCACTACCTCCAAGTGGTTATTTTTCTTCGCCAAATCGATGGGCAGATGGTTGTTTTTGTCTCGAAGATTGGTGTTAGCCGTCCCATGTTTTACCAGGACTTCCAACGTGTCCAAGTGACCTTCTCTGGCTAGATCGTGGATTAGTGCGATTTGCTGATCGTCCTGCCGGTTGGGATTGGCTCCGTAGTCCAGGAGAAGCTGACACACGGCTGGACAGCCCATTTTCATCACCTGAACAAGGAAAGAGAAGAAAATGGCCTTAAACTAGGACTGAATGATTAAAACCCAGTGTATCGCAGCACATGGAACTCAACTTACCATATCTGTAAAATAACTACATTTTTATATTATTTGTCTATTCTATCTGGACTACGTGGATAAATGTAGGCGCATACAGAAATCTGCCAATTTTATTATTTTCTTCATTTCATTTCCTTGCTTGCTTTAAGCTTTCTAATTCCCAGCTCTCCATACTTGTTATTCCTTGTTTTAttacttttctctctcttttctttttcTGGGTTTAATTTTGTTATAAAATTATTCAATTCCTAAAAGCATTAACGGTATATAAAAAACTAATATTTACAGCAAACTTACAACTGACCGGACAGTTAGCAGAGCACCGGAGCATGGCAGAATCTAAAACTACTAATCATTTTAGATAATTTCTAATCCCAGTTTAAACGTTTATAACGCACGGTCTTAATAGTATGCCAAATTAAAAGGGAAAATTGCCAACGAAAATATGAAGTTTcttcaaatttaaaaataaaactagTTTATTCCGGGTAAAGCTGTTTGGACAATATACATATATTTCAAATATAAATATTGACTTTACAGAAAAGATATTTAGATATTGCTGTAAAATGTGCCAATCGCAAATAAAAAATACTGTAAATACAACAGATATTTTAGACAATAGTACAGAAAAAATTCAAATAAAACATTTATAACATCTTTAGACATTTATCTATGGATAAATTACATTTGTAGTAAAAGataaatattaaaatatattaTTATAGCTTATAATTTCTAAAATATATGCCAACAATCTACTACAGTATTCGACCAAACGTTTCTCTGTCGCCCTTCCAAACCGTTCTTCCTGACTGAACATCCAATTTCCTAATGCTGAGCCATAAAAAGTCTTACGACCGTCTTTACTTTTAAGCGCGTTTTTATGTTGCTTAATTTGGGTTGACATGGTTTTCCAGTATCCTAGTTAAATAATGAAATATACAATTTCAATGGT
Coding sequences within it:
- the cdkn2a/b gene encoding cyclin-dependent kinase 4 inhibitor B gives rise to the protein MANNDELANAAAQGNIGKMQQLLKNGTDPNGVNRFGRTPIQVMKMGCPAVCQLLLDYGANPNRQDDQQIALIHDLAREGHLDTLEVLVKHGTANTNLRDKNNHLPIDLAKKNNHLEVVNYLAKLNPAS